Proteins co-encoded in one Trueperella abortisuis genomic window:
- a CDS encoding DUF349 domain-containing protein — protein MTDSTNETTNTTPEAQTEDKPIPAPRPKPQVAAPVPEVDDVAAAEAAKWGRVDDEGNVWLRSSGNDGERIVGQYTIGGSDKDALGLYVRRYLDLENEVSLLEARLANISPEEIAASLKGLSEQLREPAVVGDIDALRRRVEALQGAADERRAQVKAEREEAKRASVAERTAIVEAAEAVAAQDPANTHWKNSRAELTNLLDQWKYAQRHSPRIDRPTEEALWKRFSSARTTFDRHRRQFFSQRDAERKEIVARKEALIARAEAIADSTDWGPTSGQFRDLMNEWKRAGRMNKREDDALWERFSAAQNRFYEARNAYNAEIDEEFAANRDLKLELLAQAEKLLPVTDIDYAKAQIRAIGERWDAIGRVPRADIQRTEGRMRDIEAQIRDAESEQWKNSDPEKDERSAGMAEQLQHLIDELETQIAQARQTGDEKKLKEYEDALAARKAWLSAVQGD, from the coding sequence ATGACCGATTCCACGAACGAGACCACGAACACTACTCCTGAGGCGCAAACGGAGGACAAGCCCATCCCGGCGCCTCGCCCCAAGCCGCAGGTGGCAGCCCCGGTTCCCGAGGTAGACGACGTCGCCGCCGCAGAGGCCGCCAAGTGGGGGCGCGTGGATGACGAGGGCAACGTGTGGTTGCGTTCCTCCGGTAACGACGGCGAACGCATCGTCGGTCAATACACCATCGGCGGATCCGACAAGGACGCCCTCGGCCTGTACGTTCGGCGCTACCTTGATCTTGAAAACGAGGTCAGCCTTCTCGAGGCTCGCCTGGCTAACATCTCCCCCGAGGAGATCGCGGCCTCCCTCAAGGGCCTGTCCGAGCAGTTGCGCGAGCCCGCCGTCGTCGGCGACATCGATGCGCTGCGCAGGCGCGTGGAAGCCCTCCAGGGGGCCGCCGACGAGCGGCGCGCCCAGGTCAAGGCGGAACGAGAGGAAGCAAAGCGGGCGTCCGTGGCCGAACGCACCGCGATCGTCGAGGCCGCCGAGGCCGTCGCAGCGCAGGATCCGGCGAACACGCACTGGAAGAACTCTCGCGCCGAACTGACTAACCTGCTCGACCAGTGGAAGTACGCCCAGCGCCACTCCCCGCGCATCGACCGCCCCACGGAGGAGGCGCTCTGGAAGCGCTTCTCTTCTGCTCGCACCACCTTCGACCGCCACCGTCGCCAGTTCTTCTCGCAGCGCGACGCGGAGCGCAAGGAGATCGTTGCTCGCAAGGAGGCCCTCATCGCCCGCGCCGAGGCCATCGCGGATTCAACAGACTGGGGGCCCACCTCGGGTCAGTTCCGCGACCTCATGAACGAGTGGAAGCGCGCGGGGCGGATGAACAAGCGCGAAGACGACGCGCTGTGGGAGCGCTTCAGCGCCGCCCAGAATCGCTTCTATGAAGCCCGCAACGCCTACAACGCCGAGATCGACGAAGAATTCGCCGCCAACCGTGACCTCAAGCTCGAGTTGCTGGCTCAGGCGGAAAAGCTCCTGCCCGTCACCGACATCGACTACGCCAAGGCCCAGATCCGCGCGATCGGCGAACGCTGGGACGCCATCGGCCGCGTGCCGCGAGCCGACATCCAGCGCACCGAGGGGCGCATGCGCGACATCGAGGCCCAGATCCGCGATGCCGAATCCGAGCAGTGGAAGAACTCTGACCCGGAAAAGGACGAGCGATCGGCTGGCATGGCCGAGCAGCTCCAGCATCTCATCGACGAGCTCGAAACTCAGATAGCTCAAGCCCGCCAAACCGGCGACGAAAAGAAGCTCAAGGAGTACGAGGACGCCCTCGCCGCCCGCAAAGCCTGGCTGAGCGCCGTCCAAGGCGACTAA
- a CDS encoding MBL fold metallo-hydrolase produces the protein MYFLRNSDTFLQANTYILAADSTALVVDPGAGSHAWVPGALDARGLTLGAVLLTHGHPDHVWDVAAIAGSAPVYIPGPDMYRMDDPAAHMPADPSRDLALSRMGAQPWAKPEGLRELPAEAFSAPVELVAGIAIRALPAPGHTEGSTVFLLQGDPTPDREGAMMSTGQVEPIMLAGDVLFNGGVGRTDLPGGDEQKMAASLRLLVQVIKPETAVFPGHGPSTTMFREVRTNPFLHAAMS, from the coding sequence ATGTATTTCCTCCGAAACAGCGATACGTTCCTCCAGGCCAACACCTATATTCTTGCCGCGGATTCCACAGCGCTCGTGGTTGACCCCGGAGCCGGATCGCATGCCTGGGTTCCCGGTGCGCTCGACGCCCGCGGGCTGACCCTGGGCGCGGTGCTTCTCACCCATGGCCACCCGGATCACGTGTGGGACGTGGCCGCGATAGCGGGTTCGGCCCCGGTTTACATTCCCGGCCCTGACATGTACCGCATGGATGACCCGGCCGCCCACATGCCCGCCGATCCCTCCCGAGACCTCGCACTCTCGCGCATGGGTGCCCAGCCGTGGGCGAAGCCCGAGGGCCTGCGTGAGTTGCCGGCCGAGGCATTCTCCGCCCCCGTCGAGCTCGTCGCCGGTATCGCGATCCGTGCATTGCCCGCGCCAGGCCACACCGAGGGTTCGACCGTGTTCCTGCTCCAGGGCGACCCGACGCCAGATCGCGAAGGCGCCATGATGTCCACCGGACAGGTCGAGCCGATCATGCTCGCTGGCGACGTGTTGTTCAACGGCGGAGTGGGACGCACGGATCTGCCCGGTGGGGATGAACAGAAGATGGCCGCGAGCCTGCGCCTACTCGTCCAGGTGATCAAACCCGAGACGGCGGTCTTCCCCGGACACGGCCCGTCCACCACCATGTTCCGTGAGGTGCGCACCAACCCCTTCCTTCACGCCGCTATGAGCTGA
- the hisS gene encoding histidine--tRNA ligase produces MAKIAPLSGFPEWLPAGRIVEQHVIDALRTTFELHGFSGIETRAVEPVERLLSKGETSKEIYLLRRLQDASVDSELGLHFDLTVPLARYVLENAGHLDFPFRRYQIQKVWRGERPQDGRFREFLQADVDVVGQDTLAFHHEIELPLVMVDALSKLPIPRVRILASNRKVAQGFYAAIGLDNVEETLRIIDKLDKVGPKVVAQMLGEMGATEDQARLALELASIRGDDARVADRVLALGYRSDLLDEGLGELVDLLEGANDLIPGSVSADLKIARGLDYYTGSVYESVLEGHEDLGSVCSGGRYDSLVTDGKKNYPGVGLSIGVSRILARVIGRDLVRPTRKVPTAVLVAVNDEGERRHAEKTAQLLRGRGIAAEVSPNSAKFGKQIRYADRRGIPFVWFSTDDGEQVKDIRSGEQVAADAASWAPPAADLAPELRGSDE; encoded by the coding sequence ATGGCTAAAATTGCACCTCTATCTGGTTTCCCCGAATGGCTCCCCGCTGGCCGCATCGTCGAGCAACACGTGATCGACGCTTTGCGCACCACCTTCGAGCTACACGGGTTCTCCGGGATCGAGACGCGCGCCGTCGAGCCGGTCGAGCGCCTGCTGTCGAAGGGGGAGACCTCGAAGGAGATCTACCTGTTGCGCCGCCTTCAGGACGCGAGCGTGGACTCGGAGCTGGGGCTGCACTTTGACCTGACGGTCCCGCTGGCACGCTACGTGTTGGAAAACGCCGGGCACCTTGACTTTCCCTTCCGCCGCTACCAGATCCAAAAGGTCTGGCGTGGCGAACGCCCCCAGGATGGACGCTTCCGCGAGTTCCTGCAGGCGGACGTCGACGTCGTCGGACAGGACACCCTCGCATTCCACCACGAGATCGAGCTGCCGCTGGTCATGGTGGACGCGCTGTCGAAGCTGCCCATCCCGCGGGTACGGATTCTTGCCTCGAACCGAAAGGTCGCCCAGGGCTTCTATGCTGCGATCGGGCTGGATAACGTGGAGGAGACGCTACGCATCATCGACAAGCTCGATAAGGTCGGCCCGAAGGTGGTGGCGCAAATGCTCGGCGAGATGGGGGCCACGGAGGATCAGGCGCGTCTGGCCCTCGAGCTCGCGAGCATCCGCGGCGACGACGCCCGGGTAGCCGATCGCGTCCTCGCTCTCGGCTATCGTTCGGATCTGTTGGATGAGGGCCTCGGCGAGCTGGTCGATCTCCTCGAGGGCGCGAACGACCTCATCCCCGGCTCGGTGAGCGCGGATCTTAAGATCGCGCGCGGTCTGGACTATTACACGGGCTCGGTTTACGAATCGGTGCTCGAAGGACACGAGGACCTGGGCTCGGTGTGCTCCGGCGGTCGCTACGACTCGCTGGTGACGGACGGCAAGAAGAACTACCCGGGCGTTGGGCTTTCGATCGGTGTCTCGCGTATCCTCGCCCGCGTCATCGGGCGGGATCTGGTCCGGCCCACCCGCAAGGTGCCCACGGCCGTGCTCGTGGCGGTCAACGACGAGGGCGAGCGCCGCCATGCTGAGAAGACGGCCCAGCTCTTGCGCGGGCGCGGGATTGCGGCCGAGGTCTCGCCCAACTCGGCGAAGTTCGGCAAGCAGATCCGCTATGCCGACCGCCGCGGCATCCCCTTCGTGTGGTTCTCCACCGACGACGGCGAACAGGTCAAGGACATCCGCTCTGGAGAGCAGGTTGCCGCCGACGCCGCCTCGTGGGCGCCGCCCGCCGCGGACCTTGCCCCCGAACTTCGGGGGAGCGATGAGTGA
- a CDS encoding dynamin family protein, whose product MSDFPQLPSRVAAELRPFRESLAALDFPLEMASSGERMLVYADMNNQLDDYVIPRYEALDAPLLAVFGGSTGAGKSTLINSMLGEEVARASALRPTTRRPLLLHHPDDARWFTDQRIFPHLARVVSHGPVDPDAVGEAGDELEIRATELVPRGMALLDSPDIDSVVVENRQLAAQFLAAADLWVFVTTAARYADAIPWAMLDEAAERNVVVGIVLNRVPAGTGAQVRPDLDRMLGERGLDHAPLFVLSEQELEGGMIARADVAPIRGWLEGLASDAQVRASVARQTLTGTVDKLLISASEVLAGYDEQLAGADSLRWDVNAAFDRAEDALRRHASDGSMLRGEVLSRWQDVVGTGEWARKLEKGVSSLRDRITGFFRASVDTSTVEDALEDNVLALLLSEADGANAEIAHAWRAGIGGPLAQRAQERLRSDDDRRAAAERLVREWQAALIALIRNEGESKRLAARALAFSINAVGVALIIVVFASTGGLIGGEIAVAGGTAVVAQRVLEAVFGDEAVRRMAKEARADLDERVREFLGTDRAVWQGVIDELGLSPQIRDDYARQLRALTEAKICDGRNL is encoded by the coding sequence ATGAGTGATTTTCCGCAGTTGCCCTCGCGGGTAGCGGCCGAGCTGCGTCCCTTCCGCGAGAGCCTTGCGGCGCTCGATTTCCCGTTGGAGATGGCGAGCTCGGGGGAGCGGATGCTGGTCTACGCGGACATGAACAACCAGCTCGACGACTACGTGATCCCGCGCTATGAAGCGCTTGACGCCCCGCTACTTGCCGTCTTCGGCGGCTCGACGGGTGCCGGAAAGTCGACCCTGATCAATTCGATGCTTGGCGAGGAGGTGGCCAGAGCCTCGGCGCTCCGTCCCACGACGCGCCGGCCGCTCCTGCTTCACCATCCCGACGATGCACGCTGGTTCACCGACCAGCGCATCTTTCCCCACCTGGCCCGCGTCGTGTCGCACGGTCCGGTCGATCCCGATGCGGTTGGCGAGGCCGGCGACGAGTTGGAGATCCGCGCAACGGAGCTTGTTCCGCGTGGGATGGCGCTCCTCGACTCTCCCGACATCGACTCGGTCGTGGTGGAGAATCGCCAGCTCGCGGCGCAATTCCTGGCCGCCGCGGACCTGTGGGTCTTCGTGACCACCGCGGCGCGCTACGCGGACGCGATCCCGTGGGCGATGCTCGACGAGGCGGCCGAGCGTAACGTCGTCGTCGGAATCGTCCTTAACCGGGTGCCCGCCGGCACAGGCGCACAGGTGCGCCCCGACCTGGACCGTATGCTTGGCGAACGCGGGCTTGACCATGCCCCGCTCTTCGTGCTCTCCGAGCAGGAACTGGAAGGCGGGATGATTGCCCGGGCGGACGTCGCCCCGATCCGCGGCTGGCTTGAGGGTTTGGCCTCCGACGCGCAGGTGCGCGCCTCGGTGGCGCGCCAGACGTTGACGGGCACGGTGGATAAGCTCTTGATCAGCGCCTCCGAGGTACTCGCCGGCTATGACGAGCAGCTCGCCGGGGCGGACTCGCTACGCTGGGACGTCAATGCCGCCTTCGACCGTGCCGAGGACGCTCTCAGACGCCACGCCTCCGACGGCTCGATGCTGCGTGGTGAGGTGCTTTCGCGCTGGCAGGACGTGGTGGGAACGGGTGAATGGGCCCGTAAACTCGAAAAGGGCGTCTCCTCGCTGCGCGATCGAATCACCGGTTTTTTCCGTGCGAGCGTGGACACCTCCACGGTGGAGGATGCGCTCGAGGATAACGTGCTCGCCCTGCTCCTGTCCGAGGCGGACGGAGCGAACGCCGAGATCGCACACGCGTGGCGGGCAGGTATCGGCGGCCCGCTCGCCCAGCGGGCTCAGGAGCGCCTCAGGAGCGACGACGACCGGCGGGCCGCCGCCGAGCGCCTCGTGCGCGAATGGCAGGCCGCCCTCATTGCCCTCATCCGAAACGAGGGTGAGTCCAAGAGGCTTGCGGCGCGGGCGCTGGCCTTCTCCATCAACGCGGTGGGCGTGGCCCTCATTATCGTCGTCTTCGCCTCCACCGGCGGGTTGATCGGCGGAGAGATTGCGGTGGCGGGCGGCACGGCCGTCGTTGCCCAGCGGGTGCTCGAGGCCGTCTTCGGTGACGAAGCGGTGCGCCGGATGGCGAAAGAGGCACGCGCGGACCTGGACGAGAGGGTGCGAGAGTTCCTCGGCACGGACCGAGCGGTGTGGCAGGGTGTCATCGATGAGCTTGGCCTGTCCCCCCAGATTCGCGACGACTACGCGCGTCAGCTGCGCGCCTTGACCGAGGCGAAGATCTGCGACGGGAGAAACCTATGA
- a CDS encoding GTPase has translation MSLTESIGDLHAAAEIAQEKIPGVLGEVPQLLDRAVRRRTMNTDATVIAVAGPTGAGKSSLVNALVGRPVSRASAIRPTTAHALAVTNFPAGEILDWLAITERHEAPLTGAGSAILIDLPDVDSTNFDHRQTARRLTELVDVVVWVLDPQKYADAVVHEDYLAELSEHAATTIVVLNQADKLDEDTLADVLADARRLLRADGLSTPVLPVSAATGLGVDALRAKLEDIVAERVASGEKLAADIRTESRNMLGRIHADGGQAAATAVDVPFEPVASALAIAAGAGVVASASADSYERRARLATGWPVTRWLARRGIDPLKRLRLDAGGVSGVADYVSPAQTAVARGKIRAYVEEATAHMPSQWARQTRKEVDERAERLIGDLDTSISSLDVEARRVPAWWVLFNLLQWVALAAVVAGGVWLAALAFADTLRLQLGEPPAWGIFPLPTLMLAGGLLAGWILAGIGRLLAARGARRTRRRVLARVNAAFADKVRAELSVVQEERAAYARLQELLTGLTKARP, from the coding sequence ATGAGCCTGACGGAGTCCATCGGAGACCTCCACGCCGCCGCCGAGATCGCGCAGGAGAAGATCCCGGGCGTCCTTGGCGAGGTACCTCAGCTCCTCGACCGCGCGGTTCGGCGTCGGACGATGAACACCGATGCCACGGTCATCGCGGTGGCGGGTCCGACGGGTGCTGGCAAATCGTCCCTGGTCAACGCGCTTGTGGGGCGGCCCGTGTCGCGGGCGAGCGCTATTCGCCCGACGACAGCGCACGCGCTTGCCGTCACCAACTTTCCCGCCGGGGAGATCCTCGACTGGCTCGCCATCACCGAGCGGCACGAAGCGCCGCTGACCGGGGCCGGCTCGGCAATCCTGATCGACCTTCCCGATGTCGATTCGACCAACTTCGACCACCGCCAGACGGCGCGGAGGCTGACCGAGCTGGTCGACGTCGTCGTGTGGGTGCTCGACCCCCAAAAGTACGCCGATGCGGTGGTCCACGAGGACTACCTGGCTGAGCTCTCGGAGCACGCAGCGACGACGATCGTGGTGCTCAACCAGGCCGACAAGTTGGACGAGGACACCCTCGCGGACGTCCTAGCCGACGCGCGCCGCCTTCTGCGGGCCGACGGCTTATCCACGCCCGTGCTTCCCGTCTCCGCCGCCACTGGGCTCGGCGTGGATGCGTTGCGAGCAAAGCTCGAGGATATCGTCGCGGAGCGGGTGGCCTCGGGCGAGAAGCTCGCGGCGGACATCCGCACCGAGTCGCGCAACATGTTAGGGCGGATCCACGCCGACGGCGGGCAGGCGGCCGCCACCGCGGTCGACGTCCCGTTCGAGCCGGTCGCCTCGGCGCTGGCGATCGCGGCGGGCGCGGGCGTGGTCGCCAGTGCCTCGGCCGATTCGTATGAGCGGCGGGCACGGCTCGCCACGGGCTGGCCAGTCACGCGTTGGCTGGCCCGGCGCGGGATCGATCCGCTCAAGCGCTTGCGTCTCGACGCCGGCGGTGTTTCCGGTGTTGCAGATTACGTCTCGCCGGCGCAGACGGCTGTGGCGCGCGGAAAGATCCGGGCGTATGTCGAGGAAGCGACCGCGCACATGCCCTCCCAGTGGGCGCGCCAGACCCGCAAAGAGGTCGACGAGCGCGCCGAGCGCCTCATCGGCGATCTGGACACATCCATTTCTAGCCTCGATGTGGAGGCGCGCCGTGTGCCAGCCTGGTGGGTGCTCTTCAATCTTCTGCAGTGGGTGGCGCTTGCCGCCGTCGTCGCGGGAGGCGTGTGGCTAGCCGCCCTCGCCTTCGCCGACACGCTCCGACTGCAGCTGGGCGAGCCACCGGCGTGGGGTATCTTTCCGCTGCCCACGCTTATGTTGGCGGGCGGCCTCCTGGCGGGTTGGATCCTCGCCGGAATTGGGCGGCTGCTGGCCGCGCGCGGTGCACGCCGAACCCGCCGCCGCGTCCTCGCGCGCGTCAACGCCGCTTTCGCGGACAAGGTCCGCGCCGAGCTGTCGGTCGTTCAGGAGGAGCGAGCCGCCTACGCCCGGCTCCAGGAATTGCTGACGGGGCTGACGAAGGCCCGTCCCTAG
- a CDS encoding DEAD/DEAH box helicase, with the protein MTSFSGLNLPATILSAIANMGYEEPTPIQEEAIPPLLQGRDVVGVAQTGTGKTAAFALPMLTHVDPALLRVQALVLAPTRELAMQGADAIDKFASTTTGLRVVAVYGGSSYVPQIGALKDGAQVVVGTPGRIMDLIDKGALKLEAVRYFVLDEADEMLRMGFAEDVEKIASGLPEERITALFSATMPAQIRRVAETHMTDPVEVTVAPPASTIDTIHQTYAIVPSRHKIGALARVLATTPADAALVFVRTRATAEELAIELSTRGVQAATLSGDVQQRDREKLVDRLRNGTLDVLVATDVAARGLDVERIGLVVNFDVPREVDTYVHRIGRTGRAGREGTSLTFVTPKERNRLRRIENITGAHMEQVELPTPAEVSGLRARRLIAQAKERYEVGRLSVYREVIAEFRDEQMEAETPLSPEDLIAALLAIGVRDPGPQADDEPERLTAHFEGREDRKERYGRREDREGRRHSKPKTFAGEGTMYRVEVGRRDGVSPGAIVGALTNEGGLNGSQLGRIDIYPTFSLVQIDREIDHDTQRRIATARVSGRNLNISKDTGPGAKRGARRGRDNRTPRRPRHFR; encoded by the coding sequence ATGACTTCATTTTCTGGGCTCAACCTGCCCGCCACTATCCTGTCCGCCATCGCCAACATGGGCTACGAAGAGCCCACCCCCATCCAGGAGGAGGCCATCCCTCCGCTCCTTCAGGGGCGCGACGTCGTCGGCGTGGCCCAGACAGGCACTGGAAAGACGGCGGCCTTCGCCCTGCCGATGCTCACCCACGTCGACCCCGCCCTCCTTCGGGTCCAGGCCCTCGTACTGGCCCCAACGCGCGAGCTCGCGATGCAGGGCGCGGACGCAATCGACAAATTCGCCTCCACCACGACGGGCTTGCGGGTGGTGGCCGTCTACGGCGGCTCATCCTACGTGCCGCAGATCGGCGCGCTCAAGGACGGGGCGCAGGTGGTGGTGGGCACGCCGGGACGCATCATGGATCTCATCGACAAGGGTGCTCTCAAACTCGAGGCGGTTCGTTACTTTGTGCTCGACGAAGCTGATGAGATGCTCCGCATGGGATTCGCAGAGGACGTGGAGAAGATCGCTTCCGGCCTGCCGGAGGAGCGCATCACGGCGCTGTTTTCTGCCACTATGCCCGCCCAGATTCGCCGCGTGGCCGAGACCCACATGACCGATCCGGTCGAGGTCACCGTCGCTCCGCCGGCCTCCACCATCGACACGATCCACCAGACGTATGCGATTGTGCCGTCGCGTCACAAGATCGGCGCCCTCGCGCGCGTGCTTGCCACGACGCCGGCCGACGCCGCCCTCGTCTTCGTTCGTACCCGTGCCACCGCCGAGGAGCTCGCCATCGAGCTGTCCACCCGCGGCGTCCAGGCCGCCACGCTTTCCGGAGACGTTCAGCAGCGCGACCGGGAAAAGCTCGTCGACCGGCTCCGCAACGGCACGCTCGACGTACTCGTGGCCACCGACGTCGCCGCCCGCGGGCTGGACGTGGAGCGCATCGGCCTTGTGGTGAACTTCGACGTTCCGCGGGAGGTCGACACGTATGTCCACCGCATCGGCCGCACCGGACGCGCTGGACGGGAGGGCACGTCGCTGACCTTCGTCACCCCCAAGGAACGCAACCGGCTACGTCGCATCGAGAACATCACGGGCGCCCACATGGAGCAGGTGGAACTGCCCACTCCGGCGGAGGTCTCCGGGCTGCGCGCCCGTCGGCTCATCGCCCAGGCCAAGGAGCGCTACGAGGTCGGCCGGCTCTCCGTCTACCGGGAGGTCATCGCGGAGTTTAGGGACGAGCAGATGGAGGCGGAGACCCCGCTCTCGCCCGAGGACCTCATCGCCGCGCTACTCGCGATCGGCGTGCGCGACCCGGGCCCACAGGCCGACGACGAACCCGAACGGCTCACCGCGCACTTCGAGGGCCGCGAGGATCGCAAGGAGCGATACGGCCGGCGCGAGGATCGCGAGGGTCGCCGTCATTCCAAGCCAAAGACCTTCGCGGGCGAGGGGACCATGTACCGGGTCGAGGTCGGACGCCGCGATGGCGTCTCCCCCGGCGCGATCGTCGGTGCGCTCACAAACGAGGGTGGTCTGAACGGCTCGCAGCTCGGGCGGATCGACATCTACCCCACCTTCTCGCTTGTCCAGATCGACCGCGAGATCGACCACGACACCCAGCGCCGCATCGCCACGGCCCGTGTCTCCGGGCGCAACCTCAACATCTCTAAGGACACCGGCCCAGGCGCGAAACGCGGCGCCCGCCGTGGGCGCGATAACCGCACCCCGCGCCGTCCGCGCCACTTCCGCTAG
- a CDS encoding MFS transporter: MRERKKQRISRSLEQWLAILAVSLISLVAFEALAVATAMPYVVDILDGRNLYALASGVTLATQLITTAFAGPWCDAKGPKVSLYTGLGLFVAGLVVAAAAPSVEVIVLGRAIQGLGGGLIVVPLYVFVGNYVEPARQPRIFSAFAAAWVLPSLIGPLVAGFFVERLNWRLVFAIVPLILLPTAPLIIKQFARFPDLHQRTPITGYKRTVAFSATAGIVILGIQLLSGLNAKEFDTTAIALVIGLSVLVLVLARPLLPRATFRARRGLPATVLLRLAINGTYIAVEVFLPLMLKEVHGWSATQAGMIMTFGSVTWAIGSWASGRVRNERYRAAAPVVGTLIQAIGTAATITAASSAVPGVTALIGWLVAGLGIGLVYPALTVHALALTPPERHGRISSALTIADTLGSALFVAWCGIIYALALPQGHAAFVWVIGTMTALLGVSLWVASRVLDVTPKAVSAASSEH; this comes from the coding sequence GTGAGAGAACGAAAGAAGCAGCGCATCAGCCGGAGTCTCGAGCAGTGGCTTGCCATCCTCGCGGTGAGTCTCATCAGCCTCGTCGCCTTCGAAGCTCTCGCGGTGGCGACCGCGATGCCCTACGTCGTCGATATCCTCGACGGTCGCAACCTCTACGCTCTCGCATCGGGCGTGACCCTCGCCACCCAGCTCATCACCACCGCCTTCGCCGGTCCGTGGTGCGACGCGAAGGGTCCCAAGGTCTCCCTGTACACGGGCCTTGGGCTCTTTGTGGCCGGGCTCGTCGTGGCGGCGGCGGCCCCGTCGGTGGAGGTCATCGTTCTTGGGCGCGCGATCCAGGGCCTGGGCGGCGGTCTCATTGTCGTTCCGCTCTACGTGTTTGTGGGCAACTACGTCGAGCCCGCCCGCCAGCCGCGCATCTTCAGCGCCTTCGCCGCCGCGTGGGTGCTGCCCTCGCTCATCGGCCCGCTGGTGGCCGGCTTCTTCGTTGAGCGCCTCAACTGGCGTCTCGTGTTTGCCATCGTGCCCCTCATCCTTCTCCCCACCGCGCCGCTCATCATCAAGCAGTTCGCCCGCTTTCCGGACCTGCATCAGCGCACTCCGATCACGGGATATAAGCGTACCGTCGCCTTTTCCGCCACGGCCGGCATTGTCATTCTTGGTATTCAGTTGCTCTCCGGCCTCAATGCCAAGGAGTTCGACACCACGGCCATCGCCCTTGTCATTGGCCTGTCCGTGCTTGTCCTCGTCCTTGCCCGCCCGCTCCTGCCCCGGGCGACCTTCCGCGCCCGGCGCGGACTGCCCGCCACCGTCTTGCTCCGGCTGGCGATCAACGGCACCTACATCGCCGTGGAGGTCTTCCTTCCGCTCATGCTGAAGGAGGTCCACGGCTGGTCCGCGACGCAGGCGGGCATGATTATGACCTTCGGTTCGGTCACCTGGGCGATCGGCTCCTGGGCGAGCGGGCGGGTGAGGAATGAGCGCTACCGCGCGGCCGCGCCCGTCGTCGGCACCCTCATTCAGGCGATTGGGACCGCGGCGACCATCACCGCCGCCTCCTCCGCGGTGCCCGGTGTCACGGCCCTCATCGGCTGGCTCGTGGCAGGCTTAGGAATCGGGCTGGTCTACCCCGCACTGACCGTCCACGCGCTCGCGCTCACCCCGCCCGAACGCCACGGTCGCATCTCGTCTGCGCTCACAATCGCCGACACACTGGGCTCGGCGCTCTTCGTTGCCTGGTGCGGCATCATCTACGCTCTCGCCCTCCCACAGGGTCATGCGGCCTTCGTATGGGTGATCGGGACGATGACAGCGCTCCTGGGGGTGAGCCTGTGGGTGGCCTCCCGGGTGCTTGATGTCACCCCGAAGGCGGTGTCAGCCGCCTCGTCCGAGCACTAG